In Actinoplanes lobatus, the DNA window CGGAAGGTGCCGCGCAGCCAGCCCGACCAGTCGTCGGCGAACCAGGTGACCTGTGCCGAGAGGTCCGGCAGGAACCGCAGCAGCAGGATCATCGCGATGGTGTAGAGGATCCCGGAGATCAGCGCCGGGATCAGCCCGATGAGGAAGAGCCGGGGGCTGCCCAGCACCAGACCGAGCCCACGGCCCAGCAACCCGGCTCCGGTGAAGAACTCACGGAGGGCCGTAACCGGACGTTTCTGATCACCGCTCACGTCGCGTGAGCTTAGAACCCCATCGCTACCGGGGTCGATGCGGAGGGGGTGGCGGATGCGCTCGGTGAGGGCGGTGTGGCGGACGGGCTGGGCGGCGGGTCCGGCTGGGTCGGGGTCGGCACCGGCGGCGCGGTGAGCGGTGGATCGGTGGTCTCGACCGGCAACGGCGGCACGGACTGGATGACCGTCACGGTGGCGATGACCGTGGCGGGCCCGGCCGCCGGCGCCGACAGTGACGGGACCGGGTCCGGGGTGCCGCGGGGTGGCCGGGCCGTGTAACCGGCGGCGGAGTCCCGGGTCGGGGCCGACCCGTCCGGTGCGGCGCCGAGTCCACCGTCACCGAGGATGGCGCCGGATCCGTCCGGGGCGCCGAGGCCGGCCTGGCGCGCGGCCGGTGCTCCGAGGGCCCAACCGGACACGACCGCGAACGGCAGCCCGAGAACCACCAAAGCGAAAAAAACGGACTTGGGGGACAAGCGCACGTAATACTCACCGCTCAACCGCGGGAAAAGTTACGGCTTTCCGGACATAGCTCCCGAAGTCAAGCGTTGAGGAAAGCGGAGACGCGGTCCCGCAGGTCGGCCCGGTTGTTCCAGAGAACGGCCGGCCGGTCGTACACCTCCAGCTCGGCGCCGGGCAGCAGACCGGCGATCCGCTCCGCCCAGGCCACCGGGTGCACCTCGTCGCCGAGACAACCGATCACCAGCGCCCGGCCCCGGAACAGCCGCAACAGCGACTCGTCGGCCACCGGCGGCGCCGACCACAGCGTCTCGACCTCGGGCGCCAGCCCGTCCCGCTGCAACTGCTCGACCCGCTGCCGCAGGAAGCTCCAGCCGGCCGGGGTGTTGCGCACCGAGGACGGCAGCTCCTGCTCGACCGCCGCGGCGATCATCGCGGCCTCCCCCGACTCGACCGACGCCAGCAGCCGGGAAAGGCGCTGCACCGAGGCGGCCGTCCGGGACCCTTCCAGCGCGGCCGGCAGATAGAGGACCACCCGCTCGAACCGGTCCGGAGCCTCGGTGAGCAGGCGGCACAGCGCGGCCGCGCCCATGCTGACGCCGAGCGCCCGGGTGGCCCCGGACAGGTCGGCGACACCGCGCAGATCGTCGGCCAGGTCGCCGAAGGACCACGGGCCGGGCGGCACATCGGAGCGGCCGTGCCCGCGGAAGTGGAAGAACACCCGGCGGCCGGCGACCGCACTGCCCAGCGGGCGGGTGCCGGAGACGTCCCCGGCCAGCCCGTGCGCGAACACCGTCACCGGGTCGCCGGCGCCGGTGACGAGCTGCTCCACACGTACCCCCGAAGGGAGGGTGACCAGCTCGGTGGCCGGACCCGGCAACGTGGGGCGACCGGTCCGCGGGCCGCTCCGGTCCATGCGCTGAAGGCGAGGCCCGCCGTCCGGAGGAGGCGGGCCGAAACGATTCCTCAACTCTTCGGCCCGGATTACCAGAAGCCCTTGCCGTCCGACAGGTCCTTGAGGCCCGGACGGACGTCGAGCATGTAGATGAGCGCCGCGGCGACACCGATCATCGTGATGATGAGCAGGCTCAGGCCGACGAGCACGGTCAGAGCCAGACAGACGCCGATGATCGCGGCCCACGCGCCTTTCGGCAGTGTCCCGAGCGCCTGGAAACCGGCGCCGCGCTGTGTCAGGCAATGGATCAGGGCGACCGCCTGGACAGCCATGGACACGAACCACATGGCGGCGTCCAGGTAGCTGCGGACGTCGTCGAAGAAGATGGGCGCGGCGGATGTAGCCATGAGGGAGAGTCTATGCCGCGGGCCCCGGCGAATGCCGGGGCCCGCAGATCATGTCGGATTGTCGATCACTCGGCGGACGCGGCCGGCTTGGCCCGCTTGCGCGGCTTCGGCGCGGTCCCGGCGGCCGGGGTCTCGGTCGCCGGGGTCTCGGTCGCCGGGGCCTCGACGGCCTTCGGCTGCTCGGTGGCCTCGATGTCGGCGTTCACGACCTCGGCGGCCTCGACCACACCGGTGCCGACCACGCGCTCGCCACGGGCGACCAGGTCGTTGTAGACGGCGATCGCACGCTCCTGGGCGACCTGGGCGAAGTTGGCGGCCGCGGTGGTGGCGCTGTCACGCAGGGCCACGAAGTCGGTCTCCTGGGCCTTGCCACGCAGCTCGGCGGCCTTGGTGCCGGCCTGCTCGTTGTAGGACTTCAGCGAGGCGGTGGCCCGGTCGCTGAGCTCGGTCAGCACGGCCGGCAGCTTGCGGAGCTGCTCGTAGGCCACGTCACCGGCGCCGGCGGCGGCGTACAGCGGAGCGGGGATCTTGGTCTTGGTCTGCTCGGTCATTTCGGCTCCTCAGCGTCTTCTGCGGGTGGCGCGTTACGGGCGTTCTCGTTGCGGAATGTCTCGTAGATCTGCGTCAGGGACTGCTTCTGCGCGATCGTGAGCTCCGGGTCGACCGCGATGGCGGCCAGCACGCCCTGCTGGCCCTCACCATCGAGCAGCCCCGCCCGCAGATACATCGCGGGCGTCGACACTCGCAAGGCGCTGGCGATCTGCTGCAGCACCTCGGCGCTCGGTTTACGCAGGCCACGCTCGATCTGGCTCAGATAGGGGTTACTGACGCCGGCCTTGTCGGCAAGCTGCCGGAGCGAGATCTTCGCGGTCTGCCGCAGGTCTCGGATGAACGATCCGATGTCCTCCGGCAGGTCCTTCGGTGTGGCCATGACTCGAAACTAGCTCGGAGTGCTAGCTATTGCAAGCAAAGTGCTTGCAATAGCTAGCGTGAACCCGGTCACCCCGCTAAACGACCGCGCGAACCTCGCCGACCGGAAGGCCACCACCCAGGACCCGCTCCGGCATCGCGGGAACCTCCAGGCCGAGACGGCGCAGGGCGGCGAGCAGCACCGGTACGCGGGCCCGGCTCGCGCCGTCGGAGATCTTCAGCGCCACCGCACCCACCCCGGCCATCGCGGCCGCGGCCACCCCGTCGGCGCCCTTCTTCACGAGCAGGCCGGGCACCGCGTTCATCAGCACGGTGTCCTCGGTTCCGGTGCCGGCGACCAGCTCCGGGTGCGCCCGCATCGCGTCGGCCACCCGGCGCTCCGGGCTGCCCGGCTCGGCCTCGACCAGCCGCCGGAATCCCCGCGCCAGCCCGATCGGGGAGATCGCGAAGATCGGCGCGCCGCAGCCGTCCACCCCGAGCGCCGCGATCGGCTCGCCGGACAGCCGGCTCACCGCGTCGGCGAGGGCTTTCTGCAACGGATGATCGATGTCGAGGTACGTGTCCAGGGGCCAACCGTTGAGCACACAGGTGGCCAGCATCCCGGCGTGCTTGCCGGAACAGTTCATCAGGATCGGCTCGGCCCCGCCTCCGCCCCGGAGCCAGGCGTTCCGCGGGGTCTCGCCCAGCGGCAGGTCGGCCGGGCAGCGCAGCGCCTCCGGCCCGAGACCGGCGGCGGCGAGCATCGACCGGACCCGTTCCACGTGGAACGTCTCGCCGTCGTGGCTGCCGCTGATCAGCGCGAGATCGGCCTCCTCCCGCGGCACCAGGCCGGCATCCAGCAGGCCGACGGTCTGGAGCGGCTTGTTGGACGACCGGGGGAAGAACGGGGTGTCGACGTCACCGATGCTCGCGCCACCGTCGACCGCGACGACACCGTGGTGCGTGCTCTCCACGAAGCCGGAACGGACCACTTCGGCAATGATCATCGGGCTGGGACCCCCAGCAGCTCACGGGCCTGCGACGGGGTGAGCGGCGGGCGCTGGGCGAGCTGGGCGAAGCCGACGGCACGGGCCACCAGCTGCATGTTCGACTCGACGGGACGGCCCTTCGCGTACGTCAGGGTGTCCTCCATCCCGACGCGCAGGTGCCCACCGGCCGACAGGGACGCCAGCATCACCGGGATCGTGCTGCGGCCGATGCCGGTCGCCGAGAACGTGGTGCCCTCCGGCAGATCACGGATGGCCTGCTCACAAGCGACCAGAGCGGCCGCGGTGCCGGGCATCCCGCCGGGCACGCCCATCACCAGGTCGACGTGCACGTGGCCGCCGGCGGGCAGACCGTACCGGCCGAGCAGCTGTTGCAGGGTGGTGAGCTGGCCCAGGTCGAAGATCTCGTACTCCGGCACGATGCCGCGCTCCTGCATGCGGGTGTGCAGGCCGACGATGAACTCCCAGCGGTTCATGAACACGTCGGCGCCGAAGTTGACGGTGCCCATCGTGCAGGAGGCCATCTCCGGGGCGGCGTCCAGAACCGCCAGCCGGTCCGCCTCCGGATCGTGCACCGAACCGCCCGAGGACAGCTGCACGATCAGGCCGGTGCCCTCGCGCAGCGCGGCGACGGTGTCCCGCAGGCGGCCCTGGTCCAGGGTCGGGCGGGCGGCGTCGTCACGGATGTGGACGTGAACGATCGAAGCGCCCAGCGCCTCGCACTCCTTGGCGGTGGTCACCAGCTCGTCCAGGGTCACTGGCAGAGCCGGCACGTCCGCCTTGCTGCTC includes these proteins:
- a CDS encoding alpha/beta fold hydrolase, with protein sequence MRNRFGPPPPDGGPRLQRMDRSGPRTGRPTLPGPATELVTLPSGVRVEQLVTGAGDPVTVFAHGLAGDVSGTRPLGSAVAGRRVFFHFRGHGRSDVPPGPWSFGDLADDLRGVADLSGATRALGVSMGAAALCRLLTEAPDRFERVVLYLPAALEGSRTAASVQRLSRLLASVESGEAAMIAAAVEQELPSSVRNTPAGWSFLRQRVEQLQRDGLAPEVETLWSAPPVADESLLRLFRGRALVIGCLGDEVHPVAWAERIAGLLPGAELEVYDRPAVLWNNRADLRDRVSAFLNA
- a CDS encoding DUF2516 family protein, which gives rise to MATSAAPIFFDDVRSYLDAAMWFVSMAVQAVALIHCLTQRGAGFQALGTLPKGAWAAIIGVCLALTVLVGLSLLIITMIGVAAALIYMLDVRPGLKDLSDGKGFW
- a CDS encoding helix-turn-helix domain-containing protein, which produces MATPKDLPEDIGSFIRDLRQTAKISLRQLADKAGVSNPYLSQIERGLRKPSAEVLQQIASALRVSTPAMYLRAGLLDGEGQQGVLAAIAVDPELTIAQKQSLTQIYETFRNENARNAPPAEDAEEPK
- a CDS encoding asparaginase — translated: MIIAEVVRSGFVESTHHGVVAVDGGASIGDVDTPFFPRSSNKPLQTVGLLDAGLVPREEADLALISGSHDGETFHVERVRSMLAAAGLGPEALRCPADLPLGETPRNAWLRGGGGAEPILMNCSGKHAGMLATCVLNGWPLDTYLDIDHPLQKALADAVSRLSGEPIAALGVDGCGAPIFAISPIGLARGFRRLVEAEPGSPERRVADAMRAHPELVAGTGTEDTVLMNAVPGLLVKKGADGVAAAAMAGVGAVALKISDGASRARVPVLLAALRRLGLEVPAMPERVLGGGLPVGEVRAVV
- a CDS encoding BKACE family enzyme; the encoded protein is MTGTLITVAPTGAESSKADVPALPVTLDELVTTAKECEALGASIVHVHIRDDAARPTLDQGRLRDTVAALREGTGLIVQLSSGGSVHDPEADRLAVLDAAPEMASCTMGTVNFGADVFMNRWEFIVGLHTRMQERGIVPEYEIFDLGQLTTLQQLLGRYGLPAGGHVHVDLVMGVPGGMPGTAAALVACEQAIRDLPEGTTFSATGIGRSTIPVMLASLSAGGHLRVGMEDTLTYAKGRPVESNMQLVARAVGFAQLAQRPPLTPSQARELLGVPAR